The segment tgctgttctcacatgcttcaagagggccaccattgttccccaacccaagaaggcaaaggtaactgaactaaatgactatcggacctctgtcatcatgaagttctTTGATAGGCTAATTAATGATTATAATACCtgacctgacaccctagacccacttcaatttgcttaccgtctCAAAAGATCTACAGACgatgcactgcacactgccctatcccatctggacaaaaggaatacctatgtaaaaatgctgttcattgactatagctcagcattcaacaccatagtaccctccaagctcatcattaagctcagccccctgctgtactccctgttcatctattactgcgtggccacacatgcCTCCGACACAACAGtattaggcctgattaccaacaatgacaagacagcctacagtagaggaggtgaggaccctgagagtgtggtgccaggaaaataaccttccactcaatgtcgacaaaacaaaggagctgatcgtggacttcaggaaacagcagaggatccacattgacgggaccgcAGAGGAgtaggtggaaagcttcaagttcctcggcgaacacatcactgacaatctgaaatggtccacccacacagacagtgtggtgaaagcACAAAAGCCCCTCTTAAACCTCAGAAGActtaagaaatttggcttggcacctaaaccCCTCACAAACTTTTCCAGGTGCACAATTGAgatcatcctgtcgggctgtatcatcgcccggtatggcaactgcaccacccgcaaccgcagggcacTACAGAGTCAGTCTGCTGTTGTGGAAATTCATTTCTTCAAATAATCATCTTTATTTAAAATCaattcattattgcaataatgaaaccGGTCAACTCAATAGTCTTGACTTTTGGGCTGAGCAGCCTTTACAGACTATGCACAGTTTTTTTATATAGCTGATACCAAGTATGTTTGGTTCCACCCTTCCCATATAGATAGGGGGGCACCATAAGCCACTTTGGGTTCATCCTGTTGTCATCTGCCTCTGGTGTTGTCTCCCAGATGCCAGGATAATTAGACACAATAATTATGTTCTACTCCCCCAGGCTCTATTTATCCCGGTTACACCCACCTCATCTTATCTAGGGAATGCCAGCTGTAGGTCTTTACCTGGCCATCATTAATCAGTTGCTAGGCCAAGCTTCAAAAGACTCCTCTCAGTTCACTCAGAATGAAGGAGAGAAATGTCTCACTATTAGTTAAGTGTATATAATCATTAATTATTAATGTCATACAAATCAGGTAAATATATCATTTATCTATCAcactgcccaacgcatcacccgGGGCAAACTccctgccctccagaacacctacagcatccgatgtcacaggaaggccaaaaagagcatcaaggacaacaaccacccgagccactgcctgttcacaccactatcatccagaaggtgaggtcagtataggtgcatcaaagctgggaccgggagactgaaatacagcttctatctcaaggccatcagactgttaaatagccatcactaggcgGCTTTGACCCGGTTAcataaccctgcaccttagaggctgctgccccatatacatagacttgaaatgtAATAATGGAACGCGAGCCATTCtaacaatgtttacatatttttgctttactcatctcatatgtgtatatactgtattttagtctatgccactgacattgctcatcctaaaaTTTATATATTCCTTagttccattattttacttttaggttgtgtgtattgttggtaattgttagatattactgcatggttggaGCTAGATCAACAAATTtacagctgtgccatacagattgcaaaatattTTCGATGCACCAATTCCAAGGCACATGGTTTAAGAACTGATACAACAAAACAACGCTGGATTCAAAACTTAGCGTTTTTCTACTTAAATTAtgatacaaaattcttgcaaccaatagaatgtaaGGGGAAAGTGGTAGGGTTAaggaaaaatgtatatatttcaaATCATATATAGTTATACAATAAATATGGGGGAtgggaaatgatgcagacaattaaaTTGATATAAACTACAATCTAGTTCCAATATTAaagaggaccccccccccccccaaagaaaaaaaatcaaatatCGGGGTTGTTTTAAAGGGGTCTTCATTTAATTTAACAAACAAATgtaatattggtgcacaattccTACTTAAAAAGAACACAGAAACGACTCTATTCGTGGAACGACCAACAGATTGATAACCCTTCTACATACACAAGCCTCAGTCATGCCATAAAACAAGTGACGTAGAGGATTGCGGGTATGAGTCTGTGAACGTGTTAATAGTCAGCCGGAGAGGAAAAGTTCACTGTCCAAGTTACGTAGTACTACTGATGACATTATATTAGCTTTCTTTTTAGTGTCCAAAACGCGCTACAGGGATGGACCGACTGCTAAATAAATTTCGAATCAGGAGTAGCCTTGCCAGAGAGTGTTTGGCTGAGTGCCTGGGGGTCTACATCATGATTGTGAGTGCCTTTCTGATACTGGGCAGAATAGTACATGCTGCTCTGTAGGAATGGTTGGAGAGACTTGTCCTTCTAGTACCTCAGTTGTAAGGGTTGAGGTTAGGCAGAGGGAGATGATTGTAGTATTTCAAGGATtgtatatgtgtgttggtgtgtatcctTCAGGTTGAGCCTTATTCCTTTAGACATCTGTCCATTGGTCGGTCTGTCAAAGTACAGTGAATGGTGGAAGGGACAGCGCAGGTGCAATCCAACTAAGGATAACTTTGGCATTTAATGTTTCTATTATTCTCATTTGAATCTCCAGTCCTTCCACACGCTATCTCGCTCTGATCTTGTTTTGAATTGTAAGTGCTTGCAAAACCCCATTTGTGCTATTGGTGGATCGTTACAATGGCTAACCAAGGACTTTGACCTccaagagagagcgaaagagagcacGAGTGGAAGGAGAGGTGTGGGAGGGAATTCCTAAATCAGTAGAGTTCGAGTATTTTGGAAAAAAGAATGTTTGTACATTTCCGTTTGCAATATTATAAACGTTCTGCCCTATTGAACATGCCCAAAGCCTTGAGATTAATGCCTTGTTGCTCTTGTCAGGGTCAAAAAAAAATTATAGCGAACAACAAAATCATAAAGCGATACACTTCCTCAGAACAGTGGAATGTAAAGACTGGCTTATCAGCCAATCGTGCCTAATCTGGAATGGTTCTCTGAGGTTACCCCACTATTTGAGTAAACGACAATGGGGAACCACTTTCAATTGAAATTTAATATAGGCCTTCCTGGTTACCGGATTTATTACCCATGACAGTAAATTCTGAGATTATTTGACATCTCAATTCAAGCAGTAGTTTTAAAAAATGGGGATACGATGCATTAGGGATATAACTCCTCTGACACAGACCTTGTTTTGTTGTGACTGCAGCTGTTTGGATGTGGCTCCGTTGCCCAGGTAACGACATCTGAAAACAGTAACGGTCACTACCTGTCAATCAATCTGGGTTTCGCTCTGGGAACCACCTTTGGAGTCTATGTTTCCCGTGGGGTGTCAGGTAAAGTCTATGAGTGTAAATCTATACATGTGGAtgagggagaggaaagaaagaggccATATCTTGATAAAATAGTTGATACATTATCAAATAATGGTTGTTTTGTTCTCTCAAAGGTGCTCACCTGAACCCTGCAGTGTCTCTCAGCCTCTGCTTTCTGGGCAGGCATCCTTGGACACGCCTGCCTTTCTACGTCTTGTTCCAGATTCTGGGGGCCTTTATGGCTGCTGCCACCGTAGCCTTGCAGTACTATGGTAAGGGGAAAATGTAGAATATCAACCTTGAATACTAGAAAATCAAAAGTTATGGCTGGAGCATGATTGTGCGTGTTTCCATTCACAGATGCTATACAGTTCTACAGCGGTGGTCACCTGACCGTGAGTGGTCCCAAAGCCACAGCAGGCATCTTCTCCACATACCCTGCTGACTACCTGAGCCTGTGGGGGGGCATCATGGACCAGGTCGGAACCCCCTTCTTGGTTTACATGAATATAGGATAACTAACATAAACACATTGGAAATGTATTTGTACCTGGAAGACTCAATCAGGTATTTTACTAAGGGCTGATTTGTTATCAATCATTTGGGAGAGGTTGAATGGCGCCTCAGCCATCATGGTGTCACTGCTCTGTAGTGGTTAACCGGCTCACCACCTCCAGGTGGTTGGCACGGCTGCTCTCATGGTGTGTATCCTGGCTCTGGGGGACAGCAGGAACAGCCCGGCGCCTGCAGGTCTGCAGCCGGTGCTGGTGGGGGCTGTGGTGTTGGTGATCGGAGTCTCCATGGGCTCCAACAGTGGCTACGCCCTGAACCCAGCCAGAGACATTGGGCCTAGACTGTTCACATACATTGCTGGCTGGGGGGATGAGGTGTTTAAGTAAGTCAGTTCTGCTACATATTTTGACACTCTTAATGCCCTTGTTTAAGTAAACCAAACAAGTACTTTAATATGTTAGGCATTTTTAGGGGGATCTTGAAATTCACATGAGGATCTTAAGCTGATCGCAAAGTATTGTACTTTGACATTGTGTATACACTGATACAGATAGCAGGTGAGAGATGTTActgtttctttctttccctctcaggGCGGGACGTGGTTGGTGGTGGGTGCCTTTAGTGGCCACTTGTGCCGGCGCTCTGGTAGGCACACTGATCTATGAGATCCTCATTGAGGTCCACCATCCAGAGAAGGGGCTCATCTCGGAGTCCTCAGCCCAAGGACAGGCCACTGAGAGCAGGCAGGCAGTGGAGCTACATCCAGAAAAAAAAGACCCTAAGGATGGACTTGATGGAACTATCATGTGAAATGGGAGAATAGTGGGATTTTAAACTGTTATATCCTAAAGGGCTATAAGATTACACTCTTTTCAAGACACTAGTGTATGTGTCACAATTATAAACAGAGGAATGATTATCTATCTGTATAAAATACTGTAGTTGTAAATGTGCCTAAATTAAAAATACAATACTGTCCCTAAACAGTTATATAAAGCTTCTTCAATGACTGGACAGAAGTATAGGCTTGAAAAAGCAAAGTTATCCCGTACACATTTATTTTGAAACGGCACATAAAATGTATGGCAATTCAGCACACAGACCACAATACAGATGGAAAATAAAAGCGGAATCATTATTTATCTATagtaccttcggaaagtattcagaccccttccctttttccacattttatgttacagccttattctaaaatggattcaatgaaaacttgactggtactgtatatacagtgcagtcagaaagtattcagaccccttgaatttgttacgttacatccttaaGCTAAAATTGAATAGTTTCTTCCCCTTCAAATCTacagctgtcaggttggatggggagcctcGCTGCACCCAtcttcaagtctctccagagatgttcgatcgggttcaagtctggactctGACAGGGCCACCCTAGACATTGATACTTGTCCTGAAGCAACTCCTGTGTTGTctcggctgtgtgcttagggtcattgtcctgttggaaggggaaccttcatcccagtctgaggtcctgagtgctctggagcaggttttcatcaaggacctttctgtactttgctatgttcacatgtgacagtctggtgatgccgtggagaacgttctgctgcctgcaacatcctccagcatgaccggtttggtggtgggtcagtcatggtgtggggtggcatttctttggggggccgcacagccctccatgtgctcgccagaggtagcctgactgccattaagtACCgaaatgagatcctcagaccccttgtgagaccatatgctggtgcggttggccctgggttcctcctaatgcaagacaatgctagacctcatgtggctggagtgtgtcagcagttcctgcaagaggaaggaattgatgctatggactggcctgcccgttccccagacctgaatccaattgagcacatctgggacattatgtctcgctccatccaccaacagacCATAgaccaccacagactgtccaggagttggcggatgctttagtccgggtctgggaggagatccctcaggagaccattcgccacctcatcaggagcttgcccaggcattgtagggaggtcaccATAAGCTACTCACGGTGATAGGCTATTGCCACGACGAGCACATCGGCTCTCTCAAGATAAGCTACTTTTAAAAACAGTGGTGCTGTTCGCAAAATATTAGGAGTTTTTGAGAACAATTTCCTTCTATTGGTTCTACAGACAGATTAGTTTCCACTATTCGGCAGTAAGCAAACTGTAAATTTTTCCCGCAATTGTATTTAGAAATTTGCAAAAGGCAAACCGACAACTGCAACCAACCATAGGAATATAATCCATAGATGGCAGTTCCCATTAGTCAGGACTGGCGTCCATTGCTAGTGTACCAATGAGTTtaacagtcaaattgccagggtatGAGGTTACAAACCCCTTCTATGGATTATATGTCTATGGCCACAATGCGAAAAGCTGTATATTTGGTGCGCATGCTGCCCAAACTGCAGCCTTCCTGACTAAGCACACCGGTAAATGCCAaagtaaaggaaacacttgagtaaaagaGAGATACATAATAGTATATGTTATGGTGTAGGGTGCAGTTTATTGGCATGGTTTAGGTCCACTTGTTaaatctatgccaaggcacattgTAGCTGTTCTGTCAGCTTGTGGTGGCCCAACACACTTATAATTTTAAAACACTTTGTtggcgtttcctttattttggcagatacctgtatgtacatgtaagtcgctctggataagagcgtctgctaaatgacttaaatgtaatgtaatacaggcacgtggagcccacacacactactgagcctcattttgacttgttttaaggacattacatcaaagttggatcagcctgtagtgtggttttccactttaattttgtgtgactccaaatccagacctccatgggttgatacatttgatttttgtgtgatttgtcagcacattcaactatgcaaagaaaaaagtatttaataagaatatttaattcattcagatctaggatgtgttattttagtgttccctttatttttttgagcagtgtatatatgttccataatgacaaagcgaaaacaggtttttagcaaatttacaaaaaaaataaaacataccttatttacacgcTTTGCTacgactcgaaattgagctcaggtgcattctgttactacaacttgggagtccacctgtagtaaattcaattgattggacatgatttggaaaggcacacctgtctatataaggtcccacatttgacagtgcatgtcagagcacaaACCAATGAGGTAGAATAAATTGTCCGTAGaggttctacatttacatttacatttaagtcatttagcagacgctcttatccagagcgacttacaaattggtgcattcaccttatgacatccagtggaacagccactttacaatagtgcatctaaatattttaaggggggggggggggtaagaaggattactttatcctatcctaggtattccttaaagaggtggggtttcaggtgtctccggaaggtggtgattgactccgctgtcctggcgtcgtgagggagtttgttttctagacaggattgtgtcgaggcacaaatttGGGgaggggtaccaaaacatttctgcagcatggaAGGTCCCcacgaacacagtggcctccattactcttcctagagctggccgtccggccaaactgagcaatcacatgagaagggct is part of the Oncorhynchus gorbuscha isolate QuinsamMale2020 ecotype Even-year linkage group LG09, OgorEven_v1.0, whole genome shotgun sequence genome and harbors:
- the aqp10b gene encoding aquaporin-10b isoform X1; amino-acid sequence: MDRLLNKFRIRSSLARECLAECLGVYIMILFGCGSVAQVTTSENSNGHYLSINLGFALGTTFGVYVSRGVSGAHLNPAVSLSLCFLGRHPWTRLPFYVLFQILGAFMAAATVALQYYDAIQFYSGGHLTVSGPKATAGIFSTYPADYLSLWGGIMDQVVGTAALMVCILALGDSRNSPAPAGLQPVLVGAVVLVIGVSMGSNSGYALNPARDIGPRLFTYIAGWGDEVFKAGRGWWWVPLVATCAGALVGTLIYEILIEVHHPEKGLISESSAQGQATESRQAVELHPEKKDPKDGLDGTIM
- the aqp10b gene encoding aquaporin-10b isoform X2, encoding MGRKDGGTEETGEEYAVKTLATFVLMLFGCGSVAQVTTSENSNGHYLSINLGFALGTTFGVYVSRGVSGAHLNPAVSLSLCFLGRHPWTRLPFYVLFQILGAFMAAATVALQYYDAIQFYSGGHLTVSGPKATAGIFSTYPADYLSLWGGIMDQVVGTAALMVCILALGDSRNSPAPAGLQPVLVGAVVLVIGVSMGSNSGYALNPARDIGPRLFTYIAGWGDEVFKAGRGWWWVPLVATCAGALVGTLIYEILIEVHHPEKGLISESSAQGQATESRQAVELHPEKKDPKDGLDGTIM